One Natranaerovirga hydrolytica genomic region harbors:
- the cysS gene encoding cysteine--tRNA ligase: protein MRLYNTLTKQMEEFIPIEEGKVKMYVCGPTVYDYIHIGNARPYIVFDTIRRYFEYKGYEVNYVQNFTDIDDKIIEKSKRENIPSKEVAEKYIKEALRDADGLNVKRATKHPKATEEISEMVTMIEKLIQKGYAYEKEGTVYFRTKKFETYGKLSNKKIEDLEAGARIAVNEDKEDPMDFVLWKPKKENEPVWQSPWGEGRPGWHIECSVMARNYLGEQIDIHAGGEDLVFPHHENEIAQSEAANGKNFAKYWIHNAFLNIDNRKMSKSEGNFFTVREVANEFSYDILRFFMLNAHYRSPLNFSRELMESAASSLERIKTAVFNLNYIIEHSETHDLTKTEIDNEKHLKIYVDKFEKAMEDDFNTADAIAAIFELVRFANSNVTHESSKDFAQIVKNTITQLCETLALNVEETKELLEEDIEELIRQRQEARKNKDFKKADEIRDELKEKGILIEDTREGMRWKRI from the coding sequence ATGAGATTATATAATACCCTTACAAAACAAATGGAAGAATTTATTCCAATTGAAGAAGGAAAAGTGAAGATGTATGTATGTGGTCCAACAGTGTATGATTATATTCATATAGGCAATGCAAGACCTTATATTGTATTTGATACCATAAGAAGATATTTTGAATATAAAGGTTATGAAGTAAATTATGTACAAAATTTTACAGATATAGATGATAAGATTATTGAAAAATCAAAAAGAGAAAACATACCTTCTAAAGAAGTAGCAGAAAAATATATAAAAGAAGCTTTAAGAGACGCAGATGGACTCAATGTAAAAAGAGCAACCAAACACCCTAAAGCAACAGAAGAGATTAGCGAGATGGTAACGATGATTGAAAAGCTAATTCAAAAGGGTTATGCTTATGAAAAAGAAGGTACAGTTTATTTTAGAACCAAAAAGTTTGAAACATACGGAAAGTTATCCAATAAGAAGATAGAAGATTTGGAAGCAGGGGCAAGAATAGCCGTTAACGAAGACAAAGAAGATCCTATGGATTTTGTGCTTTGGAAACCTAAAAAAGAAAATGAACCCGTATGGCAGTCGCCTTGGGGAGAGGGTAGACCAGGATGGCATATTGAGTGTTCAGTAATGGCACGCAATTATCTTGGAGAACAAATAGATATCCACGCTGGTGGAGAGGATTTGGTTTTCCCACATCACGAAAATGAAATTGCTCAAAGTGAAGCTGCAAATGGTAAAAATTTTGCAAAATATTGGATTCATAATGCATTTTTAAATATTGACAATCGAAAAATGTCAAAATCTGAAGGTAATTTCTTTACTGTAAGAGAAGTAGCCAATGAATTTTCTTATGATATCTTAAGATTTTTTATGTTAAATGCCCATTATAGAAGTCCTTTAAATTTTAGTAGAGAATTAATGGAATCAGCAGCCAGTAGTTTAGAAAGAATAAAAACAGCAGTGTTTAATTTGAATTATATTATTGAGCATTCAGAAACACATGACTTAACAAAAACAGAAATAGATAATGAAAAGCATTTAAAAATATATGTGGATAAATTTGAAAAAGCAATGGAAGATGATTTTAATACGGCAGATGCTATTGCAGCTATTTTTGAACTGGTACGATTTGCAAATTCAAATGTTACCCATGAAAGTTCAAAAGATTTTGCTCAAATTGTTAAAAATACAATTACCCAATTGTGTGAGACATTGGCTCTAAATGTTGAAGAAACTAAGGAATTATTAGAAGAAGATATCGAGGAACTCATTAGACAAAGACAAGAAGCTAGAAAAAATAAAGACTTTAAAAAAGCAGATGAAATCAGAGATGAATTAAAAGAAAAAGGCATTCTCATTGAAGATACAAGAGAAGGCATGAGATGGAAACGTATATAG